tgcacacacacacacacacacacacacacacacacacacacacacacacacacacacacacacacacacacacacacacacacacacacacactcacacacacacacacacacacacacacaaacaaacacatagttagacaaaccaaaacacagaaTCAAAATGGGGGAACTGCAGTCAAAACAACACGCTATAACTCATCCCTTATCTTGTCTCCCTTAGGCCGGACCATCCTGCCCATGTAGAGGATGGACTTGGTCTTGAGGTCCTTCACCAGGAATAGAAAGGGGTGGTCAGCGTAGAAGAGCTTGGGGTTCTTCAGCTTGTCCGAGCTGTAGACCGTGGGGTCGATGGGGTTCCCCTCTGTTGCCCACTCCACTGCCGAGGCGTGGAAGACGTTGGCCAGGTAGAGGTCCTTCTTCCCCGAGATGTTGGACAGGTCCGCCTTGGCCTTGTCCACGGCGTCCGTCAGACCAAGTTCTCCAAGGtgtttctaaaaacaaaacagaggaCGTTCATGTAAATCCGTTTCCTCATGAGTCTATCACCGAATGAGGCGACGCAACGGTGGTCGAGCCTCTGGCCCCGCTGATGAAAGCCCTCGTGTATGAGGTATTATGATTGTTACGATCTGGGTGGCGATAGCGTTGTTATCCATGGGAACAATTAGGCTCTTCGCAAAAAGCGTCGCCAAAGATAACAAAACCAAAATATTGGTGTTGGCAACTTTACACTACACCACATagtgccttttttattttttggattttgaCTGACCTGCAGGTTGTGGCTGACTTCCATGCTGATTTTGGGCAGGGACACGGCCACAgccttctcctccatcttggCCACCCAGGTGTCCAGCTGTTTCCCGGACAGCAgcttctccactctctccaggGGCTCCACGTGAAGGGGCATGACGAAGACCACCGAGGACTTCTTATGGGCCAGGGGAATGCTCAGCACCGTTAGCTTGTTGTCCACATCCTCGTAGTAGTCATACAGGCCTGTGgagcgggcacacacacacacacacacacacacacacacacacacacacacacacacacacacacacacacacacacacacacacacacacacacatagacacacacacacacacacacacacacacacacacacacacacacacacacacacacacacacacacacacacacacacacacatacatatgcacaacATTGTCAGCTGTGCAACTATAACTACACAGTTAATATGGGTACAATATATTTGTAGTTTATAGCTAGGGATATGTCTGATATGTTGTGTCCAAGTCGACTTAAAATGTACAGACAACTCTTGCCCAGTAACTTCTGATTTCCAGCATGTTGCATGTTAACGAGATAAAGTCCATGAAAAAGTTCTCACCTGCATCATACATTTCAATGTGTTTTGTTAGTGTTTTCTGACCTGTGCGGTGCATCATCTCCACTGAAATGGTTAAGCCACGGGACGCCAAGAATACACGGCCGTCCACCATCTTCGGATGGAACTGTTCATTCCAGTGGGCTGTTTTGACAAAAAAGGACAGCTTTAAAAAGAGTAAGCATCATTCAACAATTAATAAATGCACTTTAACAACAGTTGGACATTTCTCTTCCTTGTATGATCTCACGTTTGAAAAACATAGCGTTGATGATCATCGCCCCGTCTGTCTTCTCCACGTTCTTGGCGACCTCAGGCAGTTTACCGTCCGTGGATTTGACCCCCCACTCGTTGATGGCCTTCATGGCGCTCTTCTTGTCCTTGAAGTTGATCTTGGAGTGCTCGCAGTTGTAGAGCTTCTTGCTCTTCTTCAGGAAGCTTTCGGTGAAGGTGATGGAGCTGGGCCCGTACAGGCGGCTGCGGATCTTCCAGGTGACGTTGCGGACGGCGGGGTCGCTCACCTCGCTCAGCAGCTCCCCCAGGCCCGCGTGAAGCTGCTCGTCCTTCAGCTTGTCGGCCTTCAGCAGGCTCTTCACCTGGGAGGCGGTGGAGGCCTTGCCCCCCAGGGCAACCAGGCCCAGGGCGGAGGCCACAACCACCGGGGAGATCAGGATGTTCTCCGTGTCCTTCTCCTGGGCCACGCGCTGGTACAGGCTGAAGGCCAGGCTAGCGCTGTTGTCGGCCAGCAGGGAGGCGTGGGTGCTGAGGACTTTATCCGGGGAGGCCGACGTGGCAGAGGACGCTGTGTGGGCCAGCAGGGCCAGAGCCACCAGACTGGTGACCAACATGGCTTCAGACTTCAATTGATAGCAGAGACCTGCAAGGAGACATATGGGGGATTCTCTGTTATATGTTGTGTTTGGGAAAGTAATCAGTGCTTACAGTGTGATTATATACTATAGTATAAACATAATGGTGAGATAGTAGGGGAAATTTGGATTGGTGCTGTCACTTTACTTTGTATAACTAAACATAAATGCCGTTTTCTCCCAGAAGTAAGTTGGTCTCCGGGGTTAGCATTACTAATGAGGattagcaataatgtggaaataaGTCACAGAGCAGGCTTATATAACAGCCACGTAGGCAGCGCCAGATGCTAGGAAGACTAAACAGGGGCTAGCCGAACTGTCCGCTCACTTGGCTTAACAGACACAATTCTGTGTTGCCACAGTTACTATGTGAGGCAATGATTTTT
The Gadus morhua chromosome 7, gadMor3.0, whole genome shotgun sequence DNA segment above includes these coding regions:
- the serpinh1a gene encoding serpin H1a; protein product: MLVTSLVALALLAHTASSATSASPDKVLSTHASLLADNSASLAFSLYQRVAQEKDTENILISPVVVASALGLVALGGKASTASQVKSLLKADKLKDEQLHAGLGELLSEVSDPAVRNVTWKIRSRLYGPSSITFTESFLKKSKKLYNCEHSKINFKDKKSAMKAINEWGVKSTDGKLPEVAKNVEKTDGAMIINAMFFKPHWNEQFHPKMVDGRVFLASRGLTISVEMMHRTGLYDYYEDVDNKLTVLSIPLAHKKSSVVFVMPLHVEPLERVEKLLSGKQLDTWVAKMEEKAVAVSLPKISMEVSHNLQKHLGELGLTDAVDKAKADLSNISGKKDLYLANVFHASAVEWATEGNPIDPTVYSSDKLKNPKLFYADHPFLFLVKDLKTKSILYMGRMVRPKGDKIRDEL